One stretch of Carassius carassius chromosome 18, fCarCar2.1, whole genome shotgun sequence DNA includes these proteins:
- the LOC132092000 gene encoding paraneoplastic antigen Ma2 homolog, with translation MADRAQLISELKRWCRGEGLDEAHGLMVIVPPDVEIAHIEEVVQTIKCLGRVRVRGRMFDTTLSSLMVLCETKENLTTVSIPPEVMYPESGETWPLVTIASNPAPEEFGTKLKVLLETEGKTMDDLKALLSSPQPPTNSTESILKAVGDLLEKTSKPPAEGGYRRLRIFSGLLPVPPGEEQFDHWLEQAWLMVEESECMEREKRHRLMECLRGPALEVVKAVRDSHPDSSPAEYLEALESAFGTAESGDDLYFAFRQMYQHQGRSCLISLDAWSGLCLKLFREKAFCPATRTKPVCLNY, from the coding sequence ATGGCAGACAGAGCACAGCTCATTTCTGAGCTGAAGAGGTGGTGCAGAGGAGAAGGGCTGGATGAGGCTCATGGACTGATGGTGATAGTCCCACCTGATGTTGAAATAGCCCATATTGAAGAAGTTGTTCAAACCATTAAGTGCTTGGGACGTGTGCGTGTCAGAGGCAGGATGTTTGATACTACTTTGAGCAGCCTGATGGTTCTCTGTGAAACTAAGGAGAACCTCACCACTGTAAGCATTCCCCCTGAAGTGATGTATCCTGAGAGTGGAGAAACTTGGCCCCTGGTCACCATAGCTAGCAACCCAGCCCCTGAAGAGTTTGGTACCAAACTGAAAGTGCTGTTAGAGACTGAGGGAAAGACTATGGATGATCTTAAGGCCCTGCTCTCTAGCCCTCAACCACCCACTAACTCTACTGAATCCATCTTAAAGGCGGTGGGAGATCTGTTGGAGAAAACCAGTAAACCTCCTGCTGAAGGTGGGTACCGTCGTCTACGCATTTTCTCAGGACTTCTGCCAGTTCCACCTGGGGAGGAGCAGTTTGATCACTGGCTTGAGCAGGCATGGCTCATGGTGGAGGAGAGCGAATgcatggagagagaaaaaaggcaCAGGCTGATGGAATGTTTAAGAGGACCAGCACTAGAAGTAGTTAAGGCTGTAAGAGACTCTCATCCTGATTCAAGTCCAGCTGAATATCTGGAGGCCTTGGAGAGTGCCTTTGGAACTGCTGAGTCTGGAGATGATCTGTATTTTGCTTTTCGACAGATGTACCAGCACCAGGGGAGAAGTTGTCTGATTTCCTTAGACGCCTGGAGCGGTCTCTGTCTAAAGTTGTTCAGAGAAAAGGCATTTTGCCCAGCAACAAGGACAAAGCCCGTTTGTCTCAACTACTGA